AGAATAAAAAAACCAGATAAGTAGTATACCACTTATCTGGTTTGAATGCTTTCGATTAACGAGTGCGTGGGCAGATCTCGTTGTCAGCAAAGAAGTAAGCAATTTCACGCTCTGCAGAAGCAACTGAGTCAGAACCGTGAGCAGCATTTTCGTCGATGCTTACAGCAAAGTCAGCACGGATAGTGCCAGGAGCAGCTTCTTTAGGGTTTGTAGCGCCTAAGATTTCACGGTGTGCAAGAACTGCATTTTCGCCTTCAAGAACAGATACTACAACTGGACCAGAAGTCATGAATGCAACTAAGTCACCAAAGAAACCACGTTCTTTATGCTCAGCATAGAAACCTTCAGCATCAGCTTGAGAAAGGTGTTTCATTTTAGTCGCAACAATTTTTAAACCCGCTTTTTCAAAACGAGCAAAAATATCACCGATGTGGTTTTTAGACACTGCATCAGGTTTTACGATAGACAAAGTACGTTCAATAGCCATGAGTGGCTCCTTTATTTTAAGATTTAAACATTAAAAAATTTGCCGCATTATACCGATGTCATAGGCAATAATCAGCTTTGAATGTGTAAAAGTTGCGATTTTTTCTACTGTTTTTAGCGAACTTCGTCTATCCAGGCCATTTGAATCCCTTCTAGCAATCCTTCTGTCGATTTATTTGGGTCATCACTGAAGTCTGGCAAAGCACATACCCATGCATGTAAATCGGTAAAACGAATCCATTGCGGATCAACTTCTGGATGTGCTTCTGACAATTCAATGGCAATATCAATCGTATCTGTCCAACGTAAGCCCATAGCGGCTCCTATCTGTTTAATCTGCTAAATCACGAACTGTGTACTTTAGCAAATCCACAAACCT
This region of Acinetobacter sp. XS-4 genomic DNA includes:
- the ndk gene encoding nucleoside-diphosphate kinase, translating into MAIERTLSIVKPDAVSKNHIGDIFARFEKAGLKIVATKMKHLSQADAEGFYAEHKERGFFGDLVAFMTSGPVVVSVLEGENAVLAHREILGATNPKEAAPGTIRADFAVSIDENAAHGSDSVASAEREIAYFFADNEICPRTR
- the iscX gene encoding Fe-S cluster assembly protein IscX, with amino-acid sequence MGLRWTDTIDIAIELSEAHPEVDPQWIRFTDLHAWVCALPDFSDDPNKSTEGLLEGIQMAWIDEVR